The Anolis carolinensis isolate JA03-04 chromosome 2, rAnoCar3.1.pri, whole genome shotgun sequence genome has a window encoding:
- the LOC100564437 gene encoding adiponectin receptor protein 1 isoform X1 — MEPRRERAGWCAGYRGEEALAETRPLLREDTGQDGVDMRIEPKGWGSDDPDLDEDEIGPDPVRVLMLPLQAHHAMEKMEEFVMKVWEGRWRVMPYDVLPDWLKDNDFLLHGHRPPMPSFRACFRSIFRLHTETGNIWTHLLGFLFFLVLGIGYMISPNMKYVAPIQERVVFGMFFLGAILCLCFSWLFHTVYCHSEKVSRTFSKLDYSGIALLTMGSFVPWLYYSFYCSPQPQLIYLIIICVLGVTAIMVSQWDHFATPQYRAVRAGVFLGLGLSGLVPTLHFMIAEGFIKATTVGQIGWLFLMAVLYILGVGLYAARIPERFFPGKCDIWFHSHQIFHVLVVAAACVHLHGVSQLQAFRSSLGGSCTENTVL, encoded by the exons ATGGAGCCCCGGAGGGAGCGGGCCGGGTGGTGCGCAGGGTACCGGGGGGAGGAGGCGCTGGCGGAAACGAGGCCATTGCTGCGAGAGGACACTGGTCAG GATGGTGTTGACATGAGGATTGAGCCCAAAGGCTGGGGGTCCGATGACCCAGACTTGGACGAAGATGAGATCGGCCCAGATCCCGTTCGGGTCCTGATGTTGCCACTTCAGGCCCATCATGCTatggagaaaatggaagaatTTGTCATGAAG GTGTGGGAGGGCCGCTGGCGTGTCATGCCTTATGATGTACTGCCTGACTGGCTAAAGGATAACGACTTCCTTCTACATGGCCACCGGCCACCCATGCCTTCATTCCGCGCCTGCTTCCGCAGCATCTTTCGCCTCCACACAGAGACTGGAAACATCTGGACGCATCTGCTTG GATTCCTCTTCTTTCTGGTCTTGGGCATTGGATACATGATCAGCCCCAACATGAAATACGTTGCCCCGATCCAGGAGCGAGTCGTCTTTGGCATGTTCTTCTTAGGAGCCATTCTTTGTCTCTGCTTCTCCTGGCTGTTCCACACTGTCTACTGCCATTCTGAGAAAGTTTCCCGCACCTTCTCCAA ATTGGACTACTCTGGAATTGCCTTGCTCACCATGGGCAGTTTTGTACCCTGGCTGTATTACTCCTTCTACTGTTCCCCACAACCCCAACTCATCTACCTCATCATCATTTGTGTGCTGGGTGTGACTGCCATCATGGTGTCCCAGTGGGATCACTTCGCCACTCCACAGTACCGAGCAGTCCGGGCAG GGGTGTTTCTGGGCCTAGGGCTGAGCGGGCTGGTGCCCACCCTCCATTTCATGATcgcagaaggcttcatcaaggcCACAACGGTGGGACAGATTGGGTGGCTCTTCCTCATGGCTGTCCTCTACATCCTGGGGGTTGGGCTCTACGCAGCCCGAATTCCTGAACGCTTTTTCCCTGGCAAGTGTGACATATGG TTCCACTCCCACCAGATCTTCCATGTGCTGGTGGTAGCAGCGGCCTGCGTTCATCTCCATGGGGTCTCCCAGCTGCAGGCTTTCCGCTCATCCCTGGGTGGCAGCTGCACCGAGAACACTGTGCTCTGA
- the LOC100564437 gene encoding adiponectin receptor protein 1 isoform X2 — protein MEPRRERAGWCAGYRGEEALAETRPLLREDTGQDGVDMRIEPKGWGSDDPDLDEDEIGPDPVRVLMLPLQAHHAMEKMEEFVMKVWEGRWRVMPYDVLPDWLKDNDFLLHGHRPPMPSFRACFRSIFRLHTETGNIWTHLLGFLFFLVLGIGYMISPNMKYVAPIQERVVFGMFFLGAILCLCFSWLFHTVYCHSEKVSRTFSKLDYSGIALLTMGSFVPWLYYSFYCSPQPQLIYLIIICVLGVTAIMVSQWDHFATPQYRAVRAVPLPPDLPCAGGSSGLRSSPWGLPAAGFPLIPGWQLHREHCALIAFEAKLTTSSGQGPALQVTWHTVLGMDQEGRASLKTHCPTFRSGISPPFFSLSL, from the exons ATGGAGCCCCGGAGGGAGCGGGCCGGGTGGTGCGCAGGGTACCGGGGGGAGGAGGCGCTGGCGGAAACGAGGCCATTGCTGCGAGAGGACACTGGTCAG GATGGTGTTGACATGAGGATTGAGCCCAAAGGCTGGGGGTCCGATGACCCAGACTTGGACGAAGATGAGATCGGCCCAGATCCCGTTCGGGTCCTGATGTTGCCACTTCAGGCCCATCATGCTatggagaaaatggaagaatTTGTCATGAAG GTGTGGGAGGGCCGCTGGCGTGTCATGCCTTATGATGTACTGCCTGACTGGCTAAAGGATAACGACTTCCTTCTACATGGCCACCGGCCACCCATGCCTTCATTCCGCGCCTGCTTCCGCAGCATCTTTCGCCTCCACACAGAGACTGGAAACATCTGGACGCATCTGCTTG GATTCCTCTTCTTTCTGGTCTTGGGCATTGGATACATGATCAGCCCCAACATGAAATACGTTGCCCCGATCCAGGAGCGAGTCGTCTTTGGCATGTTCTTCTTAGGAGCCATTCTTTGTCTCTGCTTCTCCTGGCTGTTCCACACTGTCTACTGCCATTCTGAGAAAGTTTCCCGCACCTTCTCCAA ATTGGACTACTCTGGAATTGCCTTGCTCACCATGGGCAGTTTTGTACCCTGGCTGTATTACTCCTTCTACTGTTCCCCACAACCCCAACTCATCTACCTCATCATCATTTGTGTGCTGGGTGTGACTGCCATCATGGTGTCCCAGTGGGATCACTTCGCCACTCCACAGTACCGAGCAGTCCGGGCAG TTCCACTCCCACCAGATCTTCCATGTGCTGGTGGTAGCAGCGGCCTGCGTTCATCTCCATGGGGTCTCCCAGCTGCAGGCTTTCCGCTCATCCCTGGGTGGCAGCTGCACCGAGAACACTGTGCTCTGATAGCCTTTGAGGCCAAACTGACCACCTCTTCTGGACAGGGACCAGCCCTGCAAGTCACCTGGCACACCGTACTTGGTATGGACCAAGAGGGCAGGGCCTCTCTTAAAACCCACTGCCCCACTTTCAGGAGTGGGatatcccccccttttttttctctttccttgtaA
- the LOC100564437 gene encoding adiponectin receptor protein 1 isoform X3 → MGWRDEARWRRKDSYDSEDSEEDCCQIQVWEGRWRVMPYDVLPDWLKDNDFLLHGHRPPMPSFRACFRSIFRLHTETGNIWTHLLGFLFFLVLGIGYMISPNMKYVAPIQERVVFGMFFLGAILCLCFSWLFHTVYCHSEKVSRTFSKLDYSGIALLTMGSFVPWLYYSFYCSPQPQLIYLIIICVLGVTAIMVSQWDHFATPQYRAVRAGVFLGLGLSGLVPTLHFMIAEGFIKATTVGQIGWLFLMAVLYILGVGLYAARIPERFFPGKCDIWFHSHQIFHVLVVAAACVHLHGVSQLQAFRSSLGGSCTENTVL, encoded by the exons ATGGGCTGGCGGGATGAGGCGAGATGGAGAAGAAAAGACAGTTATGATTCAGAAGATTCAGAGGAGGACTGCTGCCAGATTCAG GTGTGGGAGGGCCGCTGGCGTGTCATGCCTTATGATGTACTGCCTGACTGGCTAAAGGATAACGACTTCCTTCTACATGGCCACCGGCCACCCATGCCTTCATTCCGCGCCTGCTTCCGCAGCATCTTTCGCCTCCACACAGAGACTGGAAACATCTGGACGCATCTGCTTG GATTCCTCTTCTTTCTGGTCTTGGGCATTGGATACATGATCAGCCCCAACATGAAATACGTTGCCCCGATCCAGGAGCGAGTCGTCTTTGGCATGTTCTTCTTAGGAGCCATTCTTTGTCTCTGCTTCTCCTGGCTGTTCCACACTGTCTACTGCCATTCTGAGAAAGTTTCCCGCACCTTCTCCAA ATTGGACTACTCTGGAATTGCCTTGCTCACCATGGGCAGTTTTGTACCCTGGCTGTATTACTCCTTCTACTGTTCCCCACAACCCCAACTCATCTACCTCATCATCATTTGTGTGCTGGGTGTGACTGCCATCATGGTGTCCCAGTGGGATCACTTCGCCACTCCACAGTACCGAGCAGTCCGGGCAG GGGTGTTTCTGGGCCTAGGGCTGAGCGGGCTGGTGCCCACCCTCCATTTCATGATcgcagaaggcttcatcaaggcCACAACGGTGGGACAGATTGGGTGGCTCTTCCTCATGGCTGTCCTCTACATCCTGGGGGTTGGGCTCTACGCAGCCCGAATTCCTGAACGCTTTTTCCCTGGCAAGTGTGACATATGG TTCCACTCCCACCAGATCTTCCATGTGCTGGTGGTAGCAGCGGCCTGCGTTCATCTCCATGGGGTCTCCCAGCTGCAGGCTTTCCGCTCATCCCTGGGTGGCAGCTGCACCGAGAACACTGTGCTCTGA
- the LOC100564241 gene encoding uncharacterized protein LOC100564241 has translation MAAPGWSERVRELLTRMNSFHGAGSSKALCLPFMVAGQQVGHVPQAVARCLCQYPAVFSVSQGDEAPARVELSLQLASYEQRTSAVQGVLRDLRAQQAFPCLKEWREELYNVMPYFCDPPLFSMERAATPLFGVKCYGAHLNGYTWRNGQMHMWLARRALNKPIYPGLLDNLAAGGIASGLSVRETLVKECQEEACIPASLTALAKAVGTISYTYEGARGGIYPECQFVFDLELPEDFVPQVGDGEVQEFYLWPLDKVKEAIGSPDFKPNCSMVALDFLFRHSYILPDEERYYAELVEGLHRPL, from the exons ATGGCGGCTCCCGGGTGGTCGGAGCGGGTGCGCGAGCTGCTCACGAGGATGAACTCCTTCCACGGCGCAG GCTCTTCCAAGGCTCTGTGCCTGCCATTTATGGTTGCTGGTCAACAGGTAGGCCATGTGCCACAGGCTGTGGCTAGATGTCTCTGTCAGTATCCAGCTGTTTTCTCAGTGTCTCAGGgagatgaggcaccagcacgtgTGGAGCTGAGCCTGCAGCTGGCCTCCTATGAGCAACGGACGTCTGCCGTACAAGGGGTGCTCAGGGATCTGAGGGCGCAGCAGGCCTTTCCCTGCCTGAAAGAGTGGAGGGAAGAG CTCTACAATGTGATGCCCTACTTTTGTGACCCACCTCTCTTCAGCATGGAGCGTGCAGCAACCC CGTTATTTGGAGTGAAGTGCTACGGTGCTCACCTGAATGGCTACACTTGGCGAAATGGTCAAATGCATATGTGGCTGGCCCGTAGGGCTCTGAACAAGCCAATATACCCTGGCTTATTGGATAACCTG GCTGCTGGTGGCATTGCATCAGGGCTGAGCGTCAGAGAGACACTAGTAAAAGAGTGCCAAGAGGAAGCCTGCATACCTGCCTCCCTCACAGCATTAGCCAAGGCTGTGGGGACTATCAG CTACACCTATGAGGGGGCACGTGGAGGCATCTATCCTGAATGCCAATTTGTATTTGACCTGGAGCTGCCTGAAGACTTTGTGCCCCAGGTGGGGGATGGAGAGGTGCAGGAGTTCTACCTTTGGCCACTCGACAAG GTGAAAGAGGCCATTGGATCTCCAGATTTCAAGCCAAACTGTTCAATGGTGGCACTGGATTTCCTTTTCAGGCATAGTTACATCCTGCCTGATGAAG AACGTTATTATGCAGAGCTGGTTGAAGGGCTGCACAGGCCACTTTAA